The genomic DNA AGAATACTGAATACATAAGTGTTCAAAACAATCAATTTTAACAATTCACCAATTAAGATTTTAATTGGAAGTTTGGAGAGaacttataaattttttttttaatatagagaaattttaacatttttaaaatatatatatatatatatatatatatatatatatatatatatatatatatatatatatatatatatatatatatatttaaaatgacAAAATAATGTTTACAGCTTTGCTATGTTGACACCAGTTTTGTTTACACCGTATCCTACACCCTAAATAACAACCAATCAAAATGGTATGGCACAAAACTCAAgatgatatatattattaaaaaatgaagTTGGTATGTTTTGTGTAGAAATATACGGTGTAGGTGTTAGAGAATAGTGTAAGGATATCTTTTCTCTAATGTTTATCATTAAAGTAGTTTTAACGAAAACTATAACAACAAAATACATATGTGTTCAAAACAATCAATTTTAACAATTCACTAATTAAGACTTTAATTTGGAAGCTTGCAGAGAACGAAGGGAaaacttaataatttttaaaaaaaaaatatagagaaattttaacattttttttataacaacAAAATTTATATTTGAATAAATTGTTAAAGCCTTTCAAAATCATCCTTCAATATAAACTTTAAGATCTTCAAATTAgatggtttttggtgttatgaaaaAAAAATCCTATAAAACTCTCAAccaaaatctttctattcttttcgcaaaatctttcttatttttcaaatCTCTCCCCTCCCTTCTCCTCTAAACTTCGGAACAAAATCTCCCTATTATTAGATCTTTTGTGTCAAACATTGTAACATTATTGACTAACATGTCACCATACTCCTTAATGCACCACATTGTAAATGGAAGTACAATCTCCTGAAAAAATAAGTATTAGGTGGtgttattatataatttaatagTGCACTGCTAAACAGGTTATGAAGAAGAGTTTACATTTGGTTGGAACTAGATTTTCTATTAGCTGACGATTGTTATAGCCACCTCTTGTTATGCGTAAATTTATTTTGGAGAAGATGTCAAGTAAAAGGGTAGGAGCTATATGATTGACTATCTGTTGGTGTATCTGGAAGCAAAgaaacaatataatttttaacAGTGCAGAATACGACATCAAAGAACTATTTTACTTGATACTTTGGCATTATTGGTGGTGGCTTGCAATAGTAATTAAGGAAAGAAttacttgtaatttttatgagtggTTTAAAATCTCATTTTTGTGCCTTTGAGTTTGCTGGTTTTTCAGGTTTATTTTTCTGATCTCTCTGGTGAGGGTTAGAGTACCCTAATACTCAATATCTAATACAAGAGTTGAAATGCCCTTCTTCAGCATAAGTTTGAAATGCCCTGTAAAACGCTCATATTGTATATCCATGAAGGCATACCGCACTTCATCTTTTACAAATTTTCCAGCCTACTAACATAAGACAAATATCAGTCCATGCACTCGATAAACAAAAGCATGGCTCAATATGCAGACCTAAATAACCAAACAATAATCACAAACAAAACAGCATCCTGAAGCACAACGTTCTCAGTTCTCACCATTGAGAGATCTTGGGAGGGTAAGATGTACACTCTACACGGCCTTGCCCTTTGCAAGCAGAGAACGTTAGCAACTAAAAAATGTAAACACAAGTTCACAAGGCAACAATGTTATTGTCCACCAAGGCACTCCTTCTCAGCAATGTCATAAATACACCATCAAATTTATCATGTGAATATATTGTGACTGACGGAAGAAGTCTAACTCTGGTGCAAACAAATAGATACAAGCATagaatcaatcatagatgagagaCCTAAATATAAAATAGTATACAATGATGATAAAAATCATTGATACCAGCATGTGTGTGACAAATATATAATACATTTCTATAGAATATCTTTTTTTATACGTCAAACTGAACCTTTAGCATATATGTTCTTTTTAGTTAGTCCGTTAAGAGATTTTTACATTTATGAGATAGTTATAAGTTTCTATTATCCCATCAAATTAGATTAAGCTTAATAATCAACAGGGTGTCAAAATAGATGGATTGAATGAAataatccattaatccattaatCATCCACTaaaaatttctttgcaaaatctaATTCAATCCatctatcaaaatatataatccaTTCATTAACTTTTTAGTGGATGAATATCCATCTATTCAAaaagaatttataattttttaaatttcacaaaaaattgctttttttaaatctatttttctaaaattattttataacaatttattaattttaaaatttttattatttttaacaataTATATCTCTACTCTCTTTCTCCTCCATACTACATTACTTACTACCTGCATACTATCAACAGGATTGATGAATATACTCTTCCGTAAAATTTCTCCATTCTAAAAATTAAACTGGTGAAGCATATATTAATTTACTTACTAGATGTATTGCATAATCTTACATGTGAATGTCAATAATAAAACGTCtactataataaattaattagcggGGGATATATGTGGATAAGCTCATTGAGTTAAGAAATTgttgtttttaaataaaagaatgatTAAGTGTTATTTTGATAGTATGCAATAAAAATTAGAGAGATCAATTATTtggtttaaaatattattattttaccaACACTAACTTCATATTctcattaatattttgatcagtaattcatgttctagttaatatttaatatttatttagtaatttcaagttccgttaatattcaatattttgatctgaAATTttatgttcccgctaatattcattatttttatcagtaacttcgtattcccgttaatattccaaattattTGTTCTAATTAatagtcaatattttgatcagtaacttcatgttcccgttaatattcattattttgatcagtaactccgtgttcccgttaatatttattattttgatcaataacttcgtgttcccgttaatattccaaatttatgTCGTTAATACTCAAAAAagttatcagtaacttaatgtttctgttaatattcaaaaaaattatcaccaACTTCgtattctcgttaatattcaatattttgtcaataactccatgcatgttcccgttaatatttattattttgattagtaacttcgtgtttccgttaatattcaaaatttgttcccgttaatattcaaaatttggataagtaacttaatgtttctgataatattcaaaattttgatcagtaactttgtgctcctgttaatattcaatattttaatcaataacttcgtgcttccgttaatattcaatattttgaatattaacgaaataCTCGTGCATTCGCACGGATACTAGTGTGATACGCTCATTtgctttaagtttttttttattttacatagaaaaataaataggatagttaaataaaaattatataaaaaaataaatatgaagataTGAAGGAAAATTGACACGCTCATTtgttcaaaaaatataataaaaataaaatgagatttttttaaaagatatacTAAATCGGTGCCTATAATTCtttcaatatataaaaatatttgaatcaatagtatatatattcaatatttaaaccaatagtaaaattgttctattattattcaatattttatgaatagttaaaaaacaataaaattttctcgtgtttgaattcatacatttttaaaatatttttattatttttaattttccaaaaaatataataactcgTGGATTCGCGAAATTTTGATCTGGACACCTGTGCATTCGTATGGGTACTGACCTATTACACTCATATGTTTCTAAATTGTACAAAAAAACGTAATAACCCGTTAGTTCGCACGAATTTTGATAAGAATATTCGTGTGTTTATACGGATATTGGTGTGTTCATTCTATTCTTATTTGTGTTTAAGTTCatgtaattgatttaatttataaagtatttattattataacattcacacaattagtaaaataaaataaaatatatcacaCAATTTCACacaaaataattatgaattattttagttttagtggtcataaaataattatgaattattTATATTAGCATATAATTATAATGTTATTTAACtcatatattacttatgtatgtttctctagtttttttttttttgaaccaaatagaatatattaattcaaaaaaccatTACAAACATGGGCAATCCAAAGGATTCAGCCATTACCTATAGACCTATACCATTAGATTTGTAATATGCAACCTAATCTTCCAATTTCTCCACCCTCTATATACAATGTTATCAATAATATTTTCCTTTGTATTGTTCCTATACATGTCATTGTTAAACACTATAGAGTTCCTAAGTAACCATATGCCATGGATAGTTTCAGCTACTGCCAGTTTCAATATCCTCGCTCTCCACCCTTTACCTTTTGTATTAGCCAAAATCCATTGTAACTCATGGTCCCAGCCCTGTAGAGTATGGTGCATACCTAGCCAATGCAGAATTCCAATCCAAATTTCCTCAGTTTTTGAACACAGGAAGAATAGATGGCTAGCACTCTCTTCCGCTACACCGCACAGACTACACACAGTGTTTCCAATGATACCAAACCGATACAATCTATCTTTCGTGGGGAGATGATTGTGACATAGCATCCACACTGTGATGCATGCTCTGGGCCGAGCCAAATTATGCATTAACAGAGAGAACCATGGGACATTAACATTATCCACCAAGCAATTATAAACCTTCCTCATACAAAACTTACCCTCATTGCTCATACTGTTCCATAGCTGTCTGATCGGATCTATCAGGCTCTTGCACTTTAAGATTTTCTTGATAATCCAGGTTGAGTTACTCCCTAACTCCACATCCAGCACATCCCTTCCTTTAAGATACACTTTGTGAATCCATTGTATCCACAAATTATCACTCTTCTTGCATATATTCCAGAGACACTTTAGGAGAGTAACTTTGTTCCAAATTGTTAAATTCATAAGGCCCAATCCACCTTGCTTGATCGGGCTACAAACTTTGCTCCACGCTACTGGACTTTTTCTGCTCACATCAGTTTTCCCAGTCCATACAAAAATGCGACAAATAGAATCTATCCTCTTAATTACAGCCTTTGGGAGGGGAAAATTTAACATCCAATACTGCGTTATTGCCCCAATGACACTCTTTATCAACTGAATCCTACCTGCATAGCTTAACAATTTGGACGACCAATGTCGAATCCTAGCAGTGATCTTATCAATGAGTGGCAAATAGTGAATTATACCTAACCTTTTACTACTAAGAGGCACACCCAAGTACTTCACAGGAAATCTGCCTTCATCAAATCCAGTTGCACACCTGATAGTCTTCTTGCTGTCTTCATCAACACTACCAAAAAAGACTTTACACTTCCTAGGATTAAAGATTAGGCCAGTAGAATCAGAAAACTTGTTAAAGGCCTTCATCATCAAATCAATGGATGTCACATCACCCCTGCAGAAAAGTAGTATATCATCAGCAAATGCAAGATTAGTCAAGGCCAGGTTCCTACATTTAGCATGATGACTAAATCCCTGCGTTTTCTGCATCTTCAACATACACCTGTTCAGATATTCTATCATAATCACAAAAAGAAGGGGTGAGACAGGATCACCCTGTCGAATCCCTCTTTTAGCTTGGACTGGAGCAGTAATCTTGCCATTAACTTTGAAGATGTATGATACAGATGTTACCAAATTCATGATCCACTTGATAAATGTACAAGGGAATCCCAGCTCCTTCATGATACAGATGTTTGTCTAGTATTTTTTTAGTGATAAATATTTGTCTCATTGATTTCtatattagtaacataaataattgtaaaaaataacacatttttTCCGTCCTATATTtaagtaaatttatttttaaacttcaaaagaagagaaaaactctTTGATAgaggtaatatatatatatatatatatatatatatatatatatatatatatatatatatatatatatatatatatatatatatatatatatatatataagtgatcattttaaaatcaaatgacaaatgatcattttattttatgcatgtTAAAATGTATTGATATTTACacaaaattttataataatagaTAGAAAATAATTTGATAGATTTGAAAttgaatttattaaaaatatatggcTTAatcattataaatttaatttatttatttaaagccATTAAATTGATTTAAACTACTATATTAAAATGTAACAAAAATAGCATAATGAATATTTGAGATCATGTGTCTCCCTTATTTTTAGAATTATTCTATAGAATAAGTATTTACATAAATCCAAATTTCAACAttactttaaattttaattttataaattatatttaatgtgTAATAAGAATATTCATAATTGtagttaatgtataatatttttaaattattttaacaaatatCAATAAGTTATTCATTTATAtggtttaatcatttttattacatTAAAATGAACTTGATTTCATCATTTTTGTAAATATGACTACCAATAAAATTTTCATACCTGCCATTATTTCAAAAtgcattaatttaaattttaatattataaattttatttaatgtgTAATAAGAATATTCATTTTCATAATTGTAGTTAATGTATAATATGATTTTAAATCAGTTTAACACATATCAATAAATTATTCATGTATAAGGTTTATTCATTTTAATGGACTTCATTTcatcatttttgtaaatatactccctccgttttttattataagtcgttttggaaaaaaaattgtatttaaatataagtcgctttacaattccaatgaataattaatgctattttttctattatatccttaaatatttattattatctctcctttcaattatataaatttatcttccacatgtcattaataaaggataattttgtaaaaaccttcaatttttttggttttcataccacaattattatttttcttaatctgtgtgaaaagtttaaaacgacttataataaaaaacggaggagtAACAACCaataaattaatagtattaataaGCAATCTTATTGAAATTgttgaatatttttatataattttttaatattataaaaaaaaatcatgtgaGACTTATATTTAAGTTCTTAGGTTATATGTATTgccataatttaaaaaatattttttttaatatgtcaTTAAATCTTTTTGACTTTAATTCAAACTTTAAAGTATTAGCGATATTATTTAgtaaaaattgttatattttaataagtaATAAGTAGTATTTATAATGGTGGTTTAATAAGTATTAGGTATAATTATATTCTCAACaatggataaaataaaataaaaatattgttgatgttatttGTACAAATTTTCTATTATTGGTTACATATAGTACTATTAGCTTTATTACAGACTATTACCACTAACATGTCTGAGACCTTTCACTTCTGTCAGCCACATTTTTTGACGTGTCCTTCTGGCATTCCATCAAGCCTCATTATTGGTCTTCTTTATATTCTCACTTATCTTTTAAGATTTCTCCTAACTTACTGTACCATAAACATTTCTCCTCATTTAACCAAAAAAAAGTAACATAGAACAAAAACTTACGGTACCATAAACATTCCTAAGATAAACATTCCTGCATAAAACAgttcataataaataaaatgaataaaatgagTATAAATCAAATCAAAAAATTTAGATATGTTATTGCCTTCTCATCTAAAATGTCATCCACCATATTTTCTAGATCTGAAGAggaaaataaaagacaaacaaaTACATgagattcaaaaataaaagataaacaaaTACATTAGATTCAATCTATGAAATAACAaactaatttaaaattttgaaagggAAAGATATAGAAATTCGCAAGAAATCTATACATAGAAAATTTTACCAACACTAAAGAAGATAAAGTTGGAACACTTAAACTATACCTTGTGTTGAAGAAACGCTAAATCAGATTTATCTTCAACttgaaaaaataaagagaaatataTGTTTAAAACAGAAGAAACTTTGAGATCTGAAATGAATCATTAACAATGTTAAATAtgaaaaaaagaatataaaacctaaattaaaacaCAAAAAACCAAAACCTAAATTAAAACACAAAATACCAAAACTTAAATCACAAAACAAAGCACCGTCAACGATAAccataagaaaaatataaaacacaaagaaaaaaaagaagaatgaagaagaagaagaataagaggtAGTAAGATTGTTATAGCAAATTTGGATTTGTTTTTGAAATCATAAATTGTTTTTGCATATGGAAAATAAATCGTTCTGCAAAACTGTCATAGTAGGAGAACGATGCACAAATTTGTAACTGTAGTGGAATTGGAAACAATTGGAATAAGAAGGTGCTAATagatggaagagagagaaagagagaaagaataaaaaaattgaaacgtTTCAAAACAAAATGGTGAAATGTTAAGCTAGACACGTGGCTTGTTGTGGAAAGAGTAGAgtgacttttcttatatgatagatcaTAAAATGAgtaaaaacactaaaaaaaaccTGTAGCATACAAATTTACATTTATTAATAGAAATGTGATACGCATTTCACactatacaataaaataaaataaaagagagtaAATACAAGAATAAAATAATCATGTTTGTGTGACTCTTAGGGTTCGTTTGGTTGGGATTTTTGGAAGGAATGGGAGGGGAAGGAATATTTTAAGttaagtatgtttggttcaattttttatgaGGTAGGAGAATAGGAGGTAATCATATTCACTCCTGTAGCAATTTTTTGTTTCCTCCAAatcggagggatttggagggAAGGGAAAGGAGAGGAATtatgataaaatttatatttgttatattgacaaaattaccctcactttttaattaaaatcttaaattttttttaatatatattatacgttAGTTTTTGTCGCATTATTAGAATTCTTCCAAATTTTACGACAACTTTATCATTTTGTATTAGGGAAGTGATATATAGCACGACAAATATTTTCGTCGAAAGCCAACGAtaatatataatagttatataataAGCCAACAATAGCATATAATTGGCAGATAAATAATATACATGGAAAGTATATAAATAAAACGGTGCCTAGCGTGTTTAAAACCAAAtgctataaaaaaaatatgtccATCTTCATGCATGTGATGTTTGTAACAAGAGGCATTATCCTTTATGGAATTAGATGGATCATCAAGATGATAAAATGATTCATCTGATCATGAATCATATTATTGTAtgaaatttatcaatattttatttacattttaatatattttaaagtttttaaaatattaaatattttgtgttTGATTATCTATGTTGTTTATgaattgacaaaaaaaaattgCCAGGTatcaaaacaccaaataaaaatcctaaaaaatagtCAAAGGtcaaataaaaatcaacaagtgtTGAAAAATTATTTCATGTTTTTTAAAATtcagaaaataattttaaactaattaaaactcaaagaaaatgggagaaaatattgaaaatatcaaatgataaaataaaaatatgaaaaaatattcataaaatcataaatgatttaaagtattttttcataatttttggaattaaaatgaagaagatatgaatttttgaaataaaatggaattaaaacaaatttgagaaattaaaacaaatttaaacaaATTTACTTCAGCCTTAAGGTACCGTGTTCAAACCAAGGCCACTTGAAATTGGCTTGTGCGTTTCATGATTTTCTTTGGGCCAAATACTCTCTTTGTTAGGAAGAACACAATGCAAAAAGAATAAGATCAATTTGGTACTTGAGGAGGAATATATGATCATAAGGTTTTGATGAAAAAACCTGAAATCTTGGGTTATGCCTTGCATCAAACAGGTCATGCCCAAGTTTTGTGCACAAAGGGCTTGCAATTTTTGAATGCCTTAGAGCATGAATTTGACTTGGACATTTGAAGATGAAATGTTCTTCTATTCAAGATGAAAATTCGGCAAAAAGAACCACCCACAAATTGTAAAAAAAGAGAGTTATGCACTTTTGAAAATAGGCATCCATACTTGAAATTTCATTAAGTCCATGAGATTACCTACAATGTTTTCCTTTCTTCCACGGTCTTCCACTCAAAATTGGTTCTTGATCTTCAAAGATGAATTCAAATAGACTCATTCAAGATTACTATGCAAAAAGAGTGGGctcaaaatgataaaaattgatcAAGTTAGGATCCTTTGAAGTGGACACACAATTCCTTGAACTTTCAAAGGGAGGCCTATAATGTCTTCTCACTTTTGATGACTTTCTTCATAAAATTTACTTTTGAATTGTGAAGAGAAGTTGTTGGTGATGCCAATGAGAATATGTTGCAAAAAGAATGActcaaaaatgttgaaaattgaaggagttatgccCTTGT from Vicia villosa cultivar HV-30 ecotype Madison, WI unplaced genomic scaffold, Vvil1.0 ctg.000004F_1_1_1, whole genome shotgun sequence includes the following:
- the LOC131621370 gene encoding uncharacterized protein LOC131621370, whose translation is MKELGFPCTFIKWIMNLVTSVSYIFKVNGKITAPVQAKRGIRQGDPVSPLLFVIMIEYLNRCMLKMQKTQGFSHHAKCRNLALTNLAFADDILLFCRGDVTSIDLMMKAFNKFSDSTGLIFNPRKCKVFFGSVDEDSKKTIRCATGFDEGRFPVKYLGVPLSSKRLGIIHYLPLIDKITARIRHWSSKLLSYAGRIQLIKSVIGAITQYWMLNFPLPKAVIKRIDSICRIFVWTGKTDVSRKSPVAWSKVCSPIKQGGLGLMNLTIWNKVTLLKCLWNICKKSDNLWIQWIHKVYLKGRDVLDVELGSNSTWIIKKILKCKSLIDPIRQLWNSMSNEGKFCMRKVYNCLVDNVNVPWFSLLMHNLARPRACITVWMLCHNHLPTKDRLYRFGIIGNTVCSLCGVAEESASHLFFLCSKTEEIWIGILHWLGMHHTLQGWDHELQWILANTKGKGWRARILKLAVAETIHGIWLLRNSIVFNNDMYRNNTKENIIDNIVYRGWRNWKIRLHITNLMVAQCSTSFWHNRWLRNQSLKEAFSEVYDYAENPLCSVAESGSWNGQNWSWSVLSDGVFHVEDVRSQEGNNEFQWVIAADEQFFVKSCYEVITQSFASLLWTKGVGILWDLKVPSIIHIFGWRLFIDRLPTRDQLVKRGVV